The genomic DNA ctaTCACAATTACttctaatttttatgaaatCAATTATTCATTCAAATGCTTCACAGATGTCACTGAACTAACTACctgagaggtttttttttttttttttggttcttaTCACTGATCTGttaacacaaaataaagcatGGCCTACTATACCTAACAATCAAGGCGAATATAATCCTAAAATTGAACCTCtggaaatgcattttaaaagctgTTCCAGACCTCTATGAATGTCTAGATtaagaatatatatattttcagcAAGCTAATACTACATAATTCTCACAAACACGTTTTTCATAACAGGACTGTTGTGTTAATAAGATGTACTTTGGAATGAccttatttgttttttcttttcctaaAATTCAGGTGGTGCAGATGGAGGTGAGATTTCCAGCTACAGTCATACAGTGCAAAGCACCTTTATTCAACATTCCTGAATATGATTCTTGCTCCAACATACTTCTGGCATTAATCTTAAAGTCAAAGAatatacacatttttatcaaacttagctgtcttttcttttcacaGATTTAAGCGGGATGCTGCCAGGAGCCAAACCACTCAAACCCCCAGGTGAATAAAAGTTTTTACTAGATctgtaaaaaaatttaaaaacttgcAAGTTTACTTGCATTCTGTGTTTACATATTCTGGTTTAAAAATCTATAAACAAGGCAAGTAACAGGCCAGTAGACAGCAAGGATAAAGCTTAAGGAGGACCTTGGACCTAGCAGTTTGGTCGCATGCCATGTGCATTGAAGCCTCAGTTCAAAACCTGAGCTGTGGTTAATTTCCCTGTCTCTTACCCCTGTTTGCAGCTGATCCACTGTCCTATTAATAATAAATGCATAAGATATCCATAAATAAATCCTAAAAAGGGGTCTTGAAATTTTCTCCTCTAATTATTAATGCTAATGTTGAGCTTCAAATTATAGGGTTGTATTAGGGGCACAATGCAAATCTCATGGGAGCAGGTGGTTTTACTGTTGCTGCAGGAAAAATACTTGAGGGCCCCAAATATCTAGAGATTGTTGGGACTGAATTAGCAAAATGACATGACAAGGAAGATTTATGCTTTGTGTAACACATACACAAAGCATTCTGACCTTTGAAGAAAATTCTCATTTACAAATGAGAAAGTAACTGACAAAGGTGGATAAGAAATGGACTCTATGATACAACAATGTTGGAAAATCTGTTGCAGTTGTAAGCTGTAGCAAGTGTCACACATCAAAATAATCAGATGGTAACGCTGGATTAGTTTAGAATTGTTGGCTATCAGTCCACATGAGAATGCATATATCTATGTAAAAAAATTCTGGACCTTTGCCAGAAAGAGGGTTTCTTTTCAAACTCCTTGGGCCACAGGCTTTAATAACAAACTGTCCTTTATTCATTGGAGGTCAGTTTGTTATTAAAGCCTGTAGTAATCACCATTTGTATAGTTATTTCAAACTTACCTCACTTTCTGCAGGTGTTCCGAGAGGAGACACTCCTGGTGAAGGAGATGGAGGCCCTGATGAAGAAAGAGGCATCACTGGTGGAACAGATGGAGGACTGGGAGGCGTGAGAGGGAGTCCTTCCAGTGCAGGAGCTTCAGGAGGCGTTTCAGGTGGTGCAACAGGAACTGGAAGAGGGGACAGCCCTGCAACTGGTACTGGAGTTGGACCAGGAGTAGGAGTAGGAGGAACACCAAAACCACCCAAAGGTGCTTTTACTTCCATCCATCTCAAATATTTCTCATGATCTATTAATTGCAACTTGGTATCAAACTTAAAACCCAGCCAATGTataaaatttcttttaaaaagtatattaATGAAAGCTCAAACTATTTACAATAACTCTCAAGTATTCTAtcatatctttttaaaatggaCCAGATGGTGCTGCAGTAGGAGGTGTAGGTGGGGTGCCAGGAGGAGGGACCGGGACAGGAGGAGGTCAAAGAGGAGTTGGAGGAGGTTCAGGAGGAGTGGGCTTGGTACCTGGCACTGGTGGAACTGGTGGAATAGGAACTGGAGCTTCCAAACCTGGAAAAAGTGAGTTATGCCTCAGTGTCTAAAATTGCTGTGTTTTATTCTAAACCCATGTacctttacagtaaatattcttatgtcaaaatgtgtttgtttgttttgttaaacaTAGGCTATGGTGCTGGTGGAGCTGGAGTCTTACCAAGTGGAGGTATGCTTGCTTACACTATCAGCCAAAACATGGCCGAAATGTAGTAttaatcaggttttttttttttttctctcaggaGTACGTTACCCTACAGGGGCTGGAGTAGGACAAGGAACCGGAAAACGAGGCAAAGGTTGGATATATTTTCCCTTACATTCTTCCCTGTTCTTTCCTTGGAATTTTGTCCTCAGGCATGAAAGATGCTGCATGTAACATCTCTTTTTTCTACTGTCTATCAGCATATGGGCCTGGTGGTTTTGGAGCTGGTCCAGGAGGTTATGGTGCAGGTCCTGGAAGTTATGGAACTGGTCCAGGTGGTTTTGGTGCAAGGCCTGGTGGATATGGAGTGGGACCTGGGAGCTTTGCAGGCACTGGTCTTGGTCCGGGTGGTGCTGGGGCCCTTGGAGTTGGAGGTGTTGGAACTGGAGGTTTAGGTGGAGGTGTGGGAACAGGGCCTGGTGGAGTTGCTGGTGGACAGGGCGGATATGGTGGTGGTGTAGGTCCTGGTGGTAAGATGaattaaaatcaatcaaatatttACTTAAAATCATCTAACTGAAATTTTAGTAAACTTATATACTCTGTTATCCAGGATCAAGATATGGCACTGGTCCAGGAATTGGTACAGGCACAGGCAAACCACCAAAAAGTATGACACACAATGACCATAAAGATAAAACCTGttatacaaaaaacaaacattgaatCCATATTTGTCTTTTaggttatggaggaagagctgtTGGCACTGGCACTGGCACTGGTCCTGGCAGCTTTGGGCCAGGTGGACCTGGTGGAGCTAGTACTGGAACAGGAGGATATGGACCAGGTGGCTTTGGGCCTGGCAGTACTAGTGTTGGTGGTTATGGACCTGGTGGAACAGGGCCAGGTGGATATAGACCCAGTGGTGAAGGGACAGGTCTGGGTGGTGCCGGAACAAGACCAGGAGGGATTGGACCCGGTGGTGTTGCCACAGGACCAGGCAGCTATGGACCAGGTGGGGCTGGTGTCGTTCCTGGTGTTTATACTTCTGGAGGTCAAGGACTGGGTTCAAGAAAGCCCCCAAAATCAGGTACAAAGGTCATGTTTAATAGAACTAACCATAACAGGTAATAAGGTATCAATTGCAAAATATTGAGGCTGGCAAATTGTCTTGCAGGTTATGGATCATCCTCACTTGGAGGAGCTGGTTATGTGCCAGGTGAGAAAGTCCTTCATTACAGCccaggaaaaaacaaaatatctgaTAGCTCTTTTTTCTAACAATAGAACATTACTAAATATAATACCATACAATGCTACACAGTCTAAGTAGTTATTTAAGTAGTTCTGAGTACACAGTCAGGTCAGCTAGGTAACTTGTAGTAGTGCTTCGTATGCtagcaaaagaaacaaaactacTTGGCAAGCTGAATAACAAATGaacaattcatttttttttagaaatgagGCAAGAATtcattaatataaaatataaaaatataaaataaaaccaagctTTCTGTAGTAAAACATTGGTAAACTGTTTGCattgtttgcatttttcaagGTGCAGGGTTTGGTAGTACCGGAGCTGGTGGATATGGTCTCGGGGGTGTTGGCACTGGGACTGGAGGTGTTGGACCAGGTGGCATCGGCACTGGGACTGGGGGTGTTGGACCAGGTGGTGTTGGCACAGGAACAGGAGGCCTTGGGCCAGGTGGTGTTGGCACAGGTACAGGAGGCTTCGGACCAGGTGGTGTTGGCACAGGAACAGGGGGCTTTGGACCAGGTGGTGCTGGCACAGGACCAGGGGGCTTTGGACCAGGTGGTGCTGGCACAGGACCAGGAGGCTTCGGACCAGGTGGTGCTGGCACGGGACCAGGAGGCTTCAGACCAGGGGTTGCTGGCACAGGACCAGGAGGCTTCGGACCAGGCGGTGTCGGCACAGGAACTGGAGGCTATGGACCAGGTGGTACCAGCATCAGTACCGGAGGCTATGGACCAGCAGGGCAGGGATTTGGAAAAAGAAAGCCATACAAATCTGGTGAGTATTGATACATACTTAAAGGCATTTCATATACAAACATCAATTGCACTAAGGAAGACATCATTCTGATTTAAGTGTTGTTTAAGTTTTGGAGATATTTAACAGAGAAGATGTTAATGGAATACTCTTTTCTATGTGCAGGTGTAAGTACAGGTACAACTGGAGGGTTTGGACCAGGTGGTGCCGGCACAGGGATATTAGGAGGCTTTGGAACAGGTGGTGCTGGCACTGGAACTGGAGGAGGCTTTGGGCCAGGTGGCATTGGTACAGGAACTGGTGGAGGTTTTGGACCAGGTGGTGCTGGCACAGGAACTGGAGGAGGCTTTGGGCCAGGTGGCGTTGGCACAGGAACTGGTGGAGGCTTTGGACCAGGTGGTGCTGGCACAGGAACTGGAGGAGGCTTTGGGCCAGGTGGCGCTGGCACAGGAACTGGAGGAAGCTTTGGACCAGTTGGAGGCTTTGGACCAGGTGGTGCTGGCACAGGAACTGGAAGAGGCTTTGGACCAGGTGGTGCTGGCACAGGAACTGGAGGAGGCTTTGGACCAGGTGGTGCTGGCACAGGAACAGGAGGAGGCTTTGGGCCAGGCAGCCAAGGACTGGGAAAAAGGAAACCATCTAAATCTGGTATGTAAAgtcatatatttaaaaaaaaaaaaaaattaatggtCAAGACCAAATTGGTTGAGGAATGATTATTTTTGCTAGAGTAAGTAGTCGGCATAAAACCATTTGATTGAAgcatttctcttgttttttcagCTTTTGGGGGACCTGGATTTGGATCAGGTGGGACTTAAGATAGATTAAGGAAGAATTTTAACTTAAATACATAAAAGTATGCATAAGTGATGTATGATTATGCTCATATATTCAGATATGCTTTTCAACAGGAATATTAGGCAGTGGCACAGGAGTCGGTCCTAGCAGAGCTGGAGCTGAACCTGGAAGTGCTGGAACTGGTGGCTTTGGCCCAGGAGGTGCTGGAACTGGGGGCTTTGGCCCAGGAGGTGCTGGAACTGGTGGCTATGGCCCAGGAGGTGCTGGAACCGGTGGCTTTGGACCAGGAGGTGCTGGAACCGGAAGCTATGGCCCAGGAGGTGCTGGACCTGGTGGCTTTGGCCCAGGAAGTGCTGGAACTGGGGGTTTTGGCCCAGGAGGTGCTGGACCTGGTGGCTTTggcccaggaggagctggaactGGAGGCTATGGCCCAGGAAGTGCTGGAACTGGGCCAGGGGGATTTGGAACTGGTGGTCAAGCACCTGGGAGCAGGAAGCCTTCTAAGTCAGGCTTTGGCTCATCGTTAGGTGGAACCAGCTATGGACCAGGTGAAATTCTCCACAGTCCTAAAAAAAATTTGGCTCTGTAAAGTTCTGTTTTctctgagacacattcactatgTTACTGAATGCTGGCCATGCAGTAATATTTTGAGCAAGTGCTCACACCATGGCTATACAGGGTGATAAGCTGACCCACATTTATGATAGATAACACTGAAAAAGTGTCAATTTAGCTATTTCCATATTGTATGTCTTAGTTGTTGACATGCATATTGCTCTTTGAAAAAACTGCAGTCACATGGTCTTCTCTGGTCTGGTCAGCCCAGTTGTTACCAAAGCACCTTCTCATTAGTCCTTTACACAGATGTTACTTTAGTTTCTAGCTTAACCTGTGCTGCAATGCAAATAATAGTAATCCAACAAATGCATGtcccttacaaatgtggcatcatttaaaagggtaatgaCCAAGCTTTCCAACTGTATAAGATTTAGTGCCAAGaagcattattacaacaaagaaataatataccaaacacaaatttccatactttttgtgccaagtttagTTTAGACAGTCCCCTGTTATGAACAAGATACACAGATACAAagcaaataaaatcaaattgaaTTTTGTTGCTATGATAAATCTTGTACATAAACAATTCTCAGCTTACAGCTCGCtcatttgttgctttgttcactactttattctctgcttTGATCATTACTTTGCTCATATACATCTACTTAACTTCCAACTCATTTATATTTATCAGTTGGTGCAGGAGGTGTGGTTCCTGGAGCAGGCACAGGTATTGCTGGAGGGCCAGGTGAGTTTCTtgataataaaggaaaatcctgtcTAGAAGATAAGGCTGTTGAATACTAAAATTCTGAAACAGTAAAGCTTTCCCTCTGATATGTATACACGGTGTCTGTTGGTTTTTCCGTGCTGATCTGAAGTTGTTGTCTTATTTCTACACATTTAtacttttctgttcaggaagTGTAGCAGGAGGAACTGGAGGGGCAGGAGGGTCTGCTGGAACAGGTCGGGGAGTAGGAGGAGCAAGTGGCTTACCAGGTCAGTCTATATGGAGCACTGATAGAATAAATGACTGTAACATAGAGCATGCATTTTTGCATTATTAAATTTGAGATCTGAGTTACCTACCTACCAGTGAGATCACTCTTGCCAGTGAAGCATTAACTGCATTACAGACTGTAATGAGTCAATTGTTCCAGCAGGGGGTGCTGTCCCTGGCTATGGTGGGGTTGGTGGAAGCTATCCAGGTAAGACAGAATCACTACAAAACATTTAAGCTTCCTctgtttcaaaatgaaaaatatttaaaataaaaaacagtaatTCTTACATAGCAAACCTTTACACAGAAAAGGCTGACACATATTGATGGCACATAACTATGATATAGAAAACGCTTTGATTTTAGCCTCGAATAGTCAATATTTCATTTCTGTTAGTGtgaagaaaacagtgaaaaaatgcaCCAATTTAAAGAGAAACAATATATTTACTATAACTCTCTTTGCTGTTGTCATTCCCTAGGATATGGAGGGGCTggacaaaaaagtaaggactCTTGCTGTATACTCTGGGATAAATGTGTTTATATCACTCAGTTTCTTAACGCAGATATCAGAGAAACTAATACATACACATGCTATGTACTGCATAGAAAGTACTCACTGAAACATAATAATTTATAAGACCATcatttctcaacattttttcagTAAGGGCAacctttaaaatttttaaaaatctcaagCCACCCCTGTCAAAAAGtattattaaaaacaacattttataaTCCTATCACTGCCGGTGATTCATGAAGTAATAGAATTAACAAGATAAAC from Cheilinus undulatus linkage group 12, ASM1832078v1, whole genome shotgun sequence includes the following:
- the LOC121518637 gene encoding uncharacterized PE-PGRS family protein PE_PGRS54-like isoform X3 — its product is MLMYLHFAGYAGAKARKYGLPGGAGGVLGAGGQVVGTGGGLGLPVGTGGAFGTGRTGYGPAGYGPGVGYGPGGGYGYGTGGSKSKAAKYGQPGGVTPGAGTGTSSTGVGTGTSTTGVGSGTITTGAGDGNRTTGAAGALPGAGTVTGIPLNGTSIGVSTGTTVGPTGGGIGATGGTQAPGAEGEGAAGSVLEGSGSSAGEGGTGLSGRPVGAGGDGDGLSGTGIPIIAAKPGVNGTAVPGGADGDLSGMLPGAKPLKPPGVPRGDTPGEGDGGPDEERGITGGTDGGLGGVRGSPSSAGASGGVSGGATGTGRGDSPATGTGVGPGVGVGGTPKPPKDGAAVGGVGGVPGGGTGTGGGQRGVGGGSGGVGLVPGTGGTGGIGTGASKPGKSYGAGGAGVLPSGGVRYPTGAGVGQGTGKRGKAYGPGGFGAGPGGYGAGPGSYGTGPGGFGARPGGYGVGPGSFAGTGLGPGGAGALGVGGVGTGGLGGGVGTGPGGVAGGQGGYGGGVGPGGSRYGTGPGIGTGTGKPPKSYGGRAVGTGTGTGPGSFGPGGPGGASTGTGGYGPGGFGPGSTSVGGYGPGGTGPGGYRPSGEGTGLGGAGTRPGGIGPGGVATGPGSYGPGGAGVVPGVYTSGGQGLGSRKPPKSGYGSSSLGGAGYVPGAGFGSTGAGGYGLGGVGTGTGGVGPGGIGTGTGGVGPGGVGTGTGGLGPGGVGTGTGGFGPGGVGTGTGGFGPGGAGTGPGGFGPGGAGTGPGGFGPGGAGTGPGGFRPGVAGTGPGGFGPGGVGTGTGGYGPGGTSISTGGYGPAGQGFGKRKPYKSGVSTGTTGGFGPGGAGTGILGGFGTGGAGTGTGGGFGPGGIGTGTGGGFGPGGAGTGTGGGFGPGGVGTGTGGGFGPGGAGTGTGGGFGPGGAGTGTGGSFGPVGGFGPGGAGTGTGRGFGPGGAGTGTGGGFGPGGAGTGTGGGFGPGSQGLGKRKPSKSAFGGPGFGSGILGSGTGVGPSRAGAEPGSAGTGGFGPGGAGTGGFGPGGAGTGGYGPGGAGTGGFGPGGAGTGSYGPGGAGPGGFGPGSAGTGGFGPGGAGPGGFGPGGAGTGGYGPGSAGTGPGGFGTGGQAPGSRKPSKSGFGSSLGGTSYGPVGAGGVVPGAGTGIAGGPGSVAGGTGGAGGSAGTGRGVGGASGLPAGGAVPGYGGVGGSYPGYGGAGQKTKAQKAAKYAAMQALLGAGGYRGAGCQGKYCGRRRK
- the LOC121518637 gene encoding uncharacterized PE-PGRS family protein PE_PGRS54-like isoform X4, with the translated sequence MLMYLHFAGYAGAKARKYGLPGGAGGVLGAGGQVVGTGGGLGLPVGTGGAFGTGRTGYGPAGYGPGVGYGPGGGYGYGTGGSKSKAAKYGQPGGVTPGAGTGTSSTGVGTGTSTTGVGSGTITTGAGDGNRTTGAAGALPGAGTVTGIPLNGTSIGVSTGTTVGPTGGGIGATGGTQAPGAEGEGAAGSVLEGSGSSAGEGGTGLSGRPVGAGGDGDGLSGTGIPIIAAKPGVNGTAVPGGADGDLSGMLPGAKPLKPPGVPRGDTPGEGDGGPDEERGITGGTDGGLGGVRGSPSSAGASGGVSGGATGTGRGDSPATGTGVGPGVGVGGTPKPPKDGAAVGGVGGVPGGGTGTGGGQRGVGGGSGGVGLVPGTGGTGGIGTGASKPGKSYGAGGAGVLPSGGVRYPTGAGVGQGTGKRGKAYGPGGFGAGPGGYGAGPGSYGTGPGGFGARPGGYGVGPGSFAGTGLGPGGAGALGVGGVGTGGLGGGVGTGPGGVAGGQGGYGGGVGPGGSRYGTGPGIGTGTGKPPKSYGGRAVGTGTGTGPGSFGPGGPGGASTGTGGYGPGGFGPGSTSVGGYGPGGTGPGGYRPSGEGTGLGGAGTRPGGIGPGGVATGPGSYGPGGAGVVPGVYTSGGQGLGSRKPPKSGYGSSSLGGAGYVPGAGFGSTGAGGYGLGGVGTGTGGVGPGGIGTGTGGVGPGGVGTGTGGLGPGGVGTGTGGFGPGGVGTGTGGFGPGGAGTGPGGFGPGGAGTGPGGFGPGGAGTGPGGFRPGVAGTGPGGFGPGGVGTGTGGYGPGGTSISTGGYGPAGQGFGKRKPYKSGVSTGTTGGFGPGGAGTGILGGFGTGGAGTGTGGGFGPGGIGTGTGGGFGPGGAGTGTGGGFGPGGVGTGTGGGFGPGGAGTGTGGGFGPGGAGTGTGGSFGPVGGFGPGGAGTGTGRGFGPGGAGTGTGGGFGPGGAGTGTGGGFGPGSQGLGKRKPSKSAFGGPGFGSGILGSGTGVGPSRAGAEPGSAGTGGFGPGGAGTGGFGPGGAGTGGYGPGGAGTGGFGPGGAGTGSYGPGGAGPGGFGPGSAGTGGFGPGGAGPGGFGPGGAGTGGYGPGSAGTGPGGFGTGGQAPGSRKPSKSGFGSSLGGTSYGPVGAGGVVPGAGTGIAGGPGSVAGGTGGAGGSAGTGRGVGGASGLPGGAVPGYGGVGGSYPGYGGAGQKTKAQKAAKYAAMQALLGAGGYRGAGCQGKYCGRRRK
- the LOC121518637 gene encoding spidroin-1-like isoform X1 — translated: MLMYLHFAGYAGAKARKYGLPGGAGGVLGAGGQVVGTGGGLGLPVGTGGAFGTGRTGYGPAGYGPGVGYGPGGGYGYGTGGSKSKAAKYGQPGGVTPGAGTGTSSTGVGTGTSTTGVGSGTITTGAGDGNRTTGAAGALPGAGTVTGIPLNGTSIGVSTGTTVGPTGGGIGATGGTQAPGAEGEGAAGSVLEGSGSSAGEGGTGLSGRPVGAGGDGDGLSGTGIPIIAAKPGVNGTAVPGGADGDLSGMLPGAKPLKPPGVPRGDTPGEGDGGPDEERGITGGTDGGLGGVRGSPSSAGASGGVSGGATGTGRGDSPATGTGVGPGVGVGGTPKPPKDGAAVGGVGGVPGGGTGTGGGQRGVGGGSGGVGLVPGTGGTGGIGTGASKPGKSYGAGGAGVLPSGGVRYPTGAGVGQGTGKRGKAYGPGGFGAGPGGYGAGPGSYGTGPGGFGARPGGYGVGPGSFAGTGLGPGGAGALGVGGVGTGGLGGGVGTGPGGVAGGQGGYGGGVGPGGSRYGTGPGIGTGTGKPPKSYGGRAVGTGTGTGPGSFGPGGPGGASTGTGGYGPGGFGPGSTSVGGYGPGGTGPGGYRPSGEGTGLGGAGTRPGGIGPGGVATGPGSYGPGGAGVVPGVYTSGGQGLGSRKPPKSGYGSSSLGGAGYVPGAGFGSTGAGGYGLGGVGTGTGGVGPGGIGTGTGGVGPGGVGTGTGGLGPGGVGTGTGGFGPGGVGTGTGGFGPGGAGTGPGGFGPGGAGTGPGGFGPGGAGTGPGGFRPGVAGTGPGGFGPGGVGTGTGGYGPGGTSISTGGYGPAGQGFGKRKPYKSGVSTGTTGGFGPGGAGTGILGGFGTGGAGTGTGGGFGPGGIGTGTGGGFGPGGAGTGTGGGFGPGGVGTGTGGGFGPGGAGTGTGGGFGPGGAGTGTGGSFGPVGGFGPGGAGTGTGRGFGPGGAGTGTGGGFGPGGAGTGTGGGFGPGSQGLGKRKPSKSAFGGPGFGSGILGSGTGVGPSRAGAEPGSAGTGGFGPGGAGTGGFGPGGAGTGGYGPGGAGTGGFGPGGAGTGSYGPGGAGPGGFGPGSAGTGGFGPGGAGPGGFGPGGAGTGGYGPGSAGTGPGGFGTGGQAPGSRKPSKSGFGSSLGGTSYGPVGAGGVVPGAGTGIAGGPGSVAGGTGGAGGSAGTGRGVGGASGLPGGAVPGYGGVGGSYPGYGGAGQKSKDSCCILWDKCVYITQFLNADIRETNTYTCYVLHRKYSLKHNNL
- the LOC121518637 gene encoding uncharacterized PE-PGRS family protein PE_PGRS54-like isoform X2 — its product is MLMYLHFAGYAGAKARKYGLPGGAGGVLGAGGQVVGTGGGLGLPVGTGGAFGTGRTGYGPAGYGPGVGYGPGGGYGYGTGGSKSKAAKYGQPGGVTPGAGTGTSSTGVGTGTSTTGVGSGTITTGAGDGNRTTGAAGALPGAGTVTGIPLNGTSIGVSTGTTVGPTGGGIGATGGTQAPGAEGEGAAGSVLEGSGSSAGEGGTGLSGRPVGAGGDGDGLSGTGIPIIAAKPGVNGTAVPGGADGDLSGMLPGAKPLKPPGVPRGDTPGEGDGGPDEERGITGGTDGGLGGVRGSPSSAGASGGVSGGATGTGRGDSPATGTGVGPGVGVGGTPKPPKDGAAVGGVGGVPGGGTGTGGGQRGVGGGSGGVGLVPGTGGTGGIGTGASKPGKSYGAGGAGVLPSGGVRYPTGAGVGQGTGKRGKAYGPGGFGAGPGGYGAGPGSYGTGPGGFGARPGGYGVGPGSFAGTGLGPGGAGALGVGGVGTGGLGGGVGTGPGGVAGGQGGYGGGVGPGGSRYGTGPGIGTGTGKPPKSYGGRAVGTGTGTGPGSFGPGGPGGASTGTGGYGPGGFGPGSTSVGGYGPGGTGPGGYRPSGEGTGLGGAGTRPGGIGPGGVATGPGSYGPGGAGVVPGVYTSGGQGLGSRKPPKSGYGSSSLGGAGYVPGFGSTGAGGYGLGGVGTGTGGVGPGGIGTGTGGVGPGGVGTGTGGLGPGGVGTGTGGFGPGGVGTGTGGFGPGGAGTGPGGFGPGGAGTGPGGFGPGGAGTGPGGFRPGVAGTGPGGFGPGGVGTGTGGYGPGGTSISTGGYGPAGQGFGKRKPYKSGVSTGTTGGFGPGGAGTGILGGFGTGGAGTGTGGGFGPGGIGTGTGGGFGPGGAGTGTGGGFGPGGVGTGTGGGFGPGGAGTGTGGGFGPGGAGTGTGGSFGPVGGFGPGGAGTGTGRGFGPGGAGTGTGGGFGPGGAGTGTGGGFGPGSQGLGKRKPSKSAFGGPGFGSGILGSGTGVGPSRAGAEPGSAGTGGFGPGGAGTGGFGPGGAGTGGYGPGGAGTGGFGPGGAGTGSYGPGGAGPGGFGPGSAGTGGFGPGGAGPGGFGPGGAGTGGYGPGSAGTGPGGFGTGGQAPGSRKPSKSGFGSSLGGTSYGPVGAGGVVPGAGTGIAGGPGSVAGGTGGAGGSAGTGRGVGGASGLPGGAVPGYGGVGGSYPGYGGAGQKSKDSCCILWDKCVYITQFLNADIRETNTYTCYVLHRKYSLKHNNL